The following are encoded together in the Montipora capricornis isolate CH-2021 chromosome 5, ASM3666992v2, whole genome shotgun sequence genome:
- the LOC138050109 gene encoding phosphatidylinositol phosphatase PTPRQ-like has protein sequence MRRPENKVIWRMDQKIVALIALSSILAISQYTNSLRIPAPTDLKVSDRTSSSLTIDWSPVNASVVGYRVRYRRNDTSPIVSVNSSCTPASAGTTVQQFCMKHSMNYSSIFVCNNKTTVYLKNLTLYTFYWIEVTAFTYKSFANKSSRITSHTDEGKPSSPPVNITAYVHNSTTISVAWLPVPRQYRNGRIISYNVVMTAGSSCDKSNDFPVADGKEDDHQNVTVSELCKYETYTIMVSAETSKGPSIPSTGFSVRTAEDAPDKAPTNLTVIKVTADSIQISWQPVPRESLNGKLFGYKIRWKEEKAENYTYQELHTEIKDPSARRKKRAVIYFDHLPTNFTLRNLTVYTNYLVAIAARTGALEGLGPYSQDVILRSGEGG, from the exons ctcCGACGGACTTAAAAGTCTCAGACAGAACTTCCTCAAGCCTTACAATCGACTGGAGTCCGGTGAATGCCAGTGTCGTAGGATACAGAGTTCGGTACCGTCGGAACGATACCTCACCCATAGTTTCTGTGAATTCAAGCTGCACGCCAGCCAGCGCAGGAACGACTGTACAGCAATTTTGCATGAAACATTCCATGAACTATAGCTCCATATTCGTCTGTAACAACAAGACCACCGTGTACCTCAAGAATCTGACTCTTTACACGTTTTATTGGATTGAAGTCACGGCGTTCACTTATAAATCATTTGCAAATAAAAGCTCCAGAATCACAAGCCACACCGACGAGGGAA AACCAAGTAGTCCACCTGTGAATATAACTGCATACGTTCATAATTCTACAACAATAAGCGTAGCTTGGCTCCCTGTCCCGAGACAGTATCGAAATGGAAGAATTATCAGCTACAATGTGGTTATGACTGCCGGTAGCTCGTGCGATAAGTCTAATGACTTCCCAGTGGCAGACGGCAAAGAAGATGACCATCAGAATGTTACAGTATCTGAACTCTGCAAGTATGAAACGTACACGATCATGGTGTCGGCAGAAACGAGTAAAGGCCCGTCAATTCCCAGTACGGGTTTTTCAGTGAGGACTGCCGAAGATG CACCGGATAAGGCGCCTACAAATCTAACGGTTATCAAAGTCACGGCTGACTCCATTCAGATCTCTTGGCAACCGGTACCCCGGGAATCTCTAAACGGGAAATTATTTGGCTATAAAATTCGTTGGAAAGAGGAGAAAGCAGAAAATTACACTTACCAAGAACTTCATACGGAAATCAAGGACCCCAGTGCACGAAGAAAGAAAAGGGCAGTGATTTATTTTGACCATCTGCCCACTAACTTCACTCTTCGAAACTTGACTGTATACACGAATTATTTAGTGGCAATAGCCGCCCGCACTGGAGCCTTAGAAGGACTGGGCCCATATAGTCAGGATGTAATTTTAAGGTCGGGCGAAGGAGGTTAG